From a region of the Impatiens glandulifera chromosome 4, dImpGla2.1, whole genome shotgun sequence genome:
- the LOC124936524 gene encoding plasmodesmata-located protein 6-like isoform X2: MFSTPSSPSHLSIIFLSTILFIFINPSQSSIQSFIYDGCSQQKYTQGTPYESNVNSLLNSLINSASYVSFNNLNSSVPGSTLTEVAYGLFQCRGDLRGSNCRDCVVGAVSQLGVLCGNSTSGALQLEGCYVKYDSVSFVGVDDKTLVMKKCGPSISLDSEELIPRDAVLGHLRVEEDYFRVSGSRNVQGVAQCMEDLSGDQCQDCLSEAIGRLKVECGPAMWGDIFLGKCYTRYFEQGAHSKTDNDEDEKTLAILIGLMSGVVLLIIFLSFLSKLVDNKGGK; encoded by the exons ATGTTTTCTACACCTTCTTCTCCATCACACCTTTCCATCATCTTCCTCTCAaccattttattcattttcataaaCCCTTCTCAAAGTTCCATTCAATCGTTCATCTACGATGGCTGCTCCCAACAAAAATACACCCAAGGAACACCTTACGAATCAAACGTCAACTCCCTACTCAATTCCTTAATCAACTCAGCCTCATATGTTTCCTTCAACAACCTCAACAGCTCAGTCCCCGGTTCGACCCTAACTGAGGTCGCCTACGGTCTGTTTCAGTGTCGTGGTGACCTAAGAGGGTCAAATTGTCGAGACTGTGTTGTGGGAGCAGTGAGTCAACTCGGTGTTCTTTGTGGTAACTCGACGAGTGGGGCGTTGCAACTTGAAGGGTGTTACGTAAAGTATGATAGTGTTTCCTTTGTGGGAGTTGACGACAAGACTTTGGTGATGAAGAAATGTGGACCTTCGATTTCACTTGATTCGGAAGAGTTGATTCCACGTGATGCGGTCTTAGGTCATCTAAGGGTCGAGGAAGATTATTTTCGTGTGAGTGGGTCACGAAATGTACAAGGGGTAGCACAATGCATGGAGGATTTGAGTGGAGACCAGTGTCAAGACTGCTTATCAGAGGCAATAGGACGTTTAAAAGTCGAGTGTGGACCCGCGATGTGGGGCGACATATTCTTGGGAAAATGTTACACGAGATACTTCGAGCAAGGGGCACACTCGAAAACCG ATAATGACGAGGATGAAAAAACACTCGCAATTTTAATTGGATTGATGTCTGGAGTTGTGTTGCTCATTATTTTCTTGTCGTTTTTGAGCAAACTAGTTGATAACAAAg Gtggaaaatga
- the LOC124936524 gene encoding plasmodesmata-located protein 6-like isoform X1 has translation MFSTPSSPSHLSIIFLSTILFIFINPSQSSIQSFIYDGCSQQKYTQGTPYESNVNSLLNSLINSASYVSFNNLNSSVPGSTLTEVAYGLFQCRGDLRGSNCRDCVVGAVSQLGVLCGNSTSGALQLEGCYVKYDSVSFVGVDDKTLVMKKCGPSISLDSEELIPRDAVLGHLRVEEDYFRVSGSRNVQGVAQCMEDLSGDQCQDCLSEAIGRLKVECGPAMWGDIFLGKCYTRYFEQGAHSKTDNDEDEKTLAILIGLMSGVVLLIIFLSFLSKLVDNKVFHIAGGK, from the exons ATGTTTTCTACACCTTCTTCTCCATCACACCTTTCCATCATCTTCCTCTCAaccattttattcattttcataaaCCCTTCTCAAAGTTCCATTCAATCGTTCATCTACGATGGCTGCTCCCAACAAAAATACACCCAAGGAACACCTTACGAATCAAACGTCAACTCCCTACTCAATTCCTTAATCAACTCAGCCTCATATGTTTCCTTCAACAACCTCAACAGCTCAGTCCCCGGTTCGACCCTAACTGAGGTCGCCTACGGTCTGTTTCAGTGTCGTGGTGACCTAAGAGGGTCAAATTGTCGAGACTGTGTTGTGGGAGCAGTGAGTCAACTCGGTGTTCTTTGTGGTAACTCGACGAGTGGGGCGTTGCAACTTGAAGGGTGTTACGTAAAGTATGATAGTGTTTCCTTTGTGGGAGTTGACGACAAGACTTTGGTGATGAAGAAATGTGGACCTTCGATTTCACTTGATTCGGAAGAGTTGATTCCACGTGATGCGGTCTTAGGTCATCTAAGGGTCGAGGAAGATTATTTTCGTGTGAGTGGGTCACGAAATGTACAAGGGGTAGCACAATGCATGGAGGATTTGAGTGGAGACCAGTGTCAAGACTGCTTATCAGAGGCAATAGGACGTTTAAAAGTCGAGTGTGGACCCGCGATGTGGGGCGACATATTCTTGGGAAAATGTTACACGAGATACTTCGAGCAAGGGGCACACTCGAAAACCG ATAATGACGAGGATGAAAAAACACTCGCAATTTTAATTGGATTGATGTCTGGAGTTGTGTTGCTCATTATTTTCTTGTCGTTTTTGAGCAAACTAGTTGATAACAAAg TTTTTCATATTGCAGGtggaaaatga